The following nucleotide sequence is from Pseudomonas sessilinigenes.
GGGTCTGGATTTCTTTCTGGCCACCCACGACCCGCGACGGGTCCAGGGCCTCGTCGGCGACCTGCAGCAGCTCCTCCACTTCCTCTCCGGTGAGCAAGCGGGCATCGGACTGGCGCCGGTCGGCGGCAATGTTCAACGCCATGCGGTACAGGTAGGCATTGGGCTGGACCAGGTTCGGTGGCTCCTCCATACGGTCGACCCGCAGGTAGGTTTCATGCAGGACATCGTTGGCCAGGTCCTCCGAGCCCAGGCGCCTGCGCAAGCGCACCCGAAAGTCCTCGTAGGACGTCAGGAACAGCCTGACCATCGCACTGTGCCCGGTGTTCTTCATACCCCGGAAGCTCCTTCCCATTCCTTGCAATCCATGCGTTTCCCTGTCGTGTCCGGTATCAAGAGTAAGGTCAACGGCTGGCGCAACGAGCTGGGCGCCTGGCGCTCGATGCGGATTTGCGCCAGGCGCTGCACCAGTGCCTCATCTCGCTGCCAATCGCCGGTGGAGCCCACCAGGCGGCTGTGTTCCACCCGGCCATCACTGCCAACCCACAGTTGCAGCAAGGCACGAAAACCGCCCGGCCGGGTCAACTCCGAGCCACACAAACCACGCTCCACCGCGCGCTGCAACGCCGTGGCATAGCTGCTGTTGAGCCGTGCGGCCTGGCGCCCCCTGGCCCCCTGCTCTACCCGCGGCT
It contains:
- a CDS encoding sigma-70 family RNA polymerase sigma factor — encoded protein: MKNTGHSAMVRLFLTSYEDFRVRLRRRLGSEDLANDVLHETYLRVDRMEEPPNLVQPNAYLYRMALNIAADRRQSDARLLTGEEVEELLQVADEALDPSRVVGGQKEIQTLLKALYELPARRRRIFIAARLEEAPHLEISQRFGISTRMVEKELKAALGHCALRLERKVIQRFGPGAGKPS
- a CDS encoding STN domain-containing protein, which translates into the protein MDSQALLGLDIPAQDLAQALELFSRSTGMAVLVDRELTRGRRSAGVKGRYSAREGLARLLAGSGLMARYARTDAFTLQVPAASQPRVEQGARGRQAARLNSSYATALQRAVERGLCGSELTRPGGFRALLQLWVGSDGRVEHSRLVGSTGDWQRDEALVQRLAQIRIERQAPSSLRQPLTLLLIPDTTGKRMDCKEWEGASGV